The sequence AAGTAGCAATGTTAAGATTTAGTCATCCAAATTTAGTTCAATTCATTGGAGTATCGGAAAGAGGATCCAGTCTATACATTGTTACAGAGTTTGTACAGGGTGGTGATTTAgcttattatttatttagaaataaatttgatgacACTCCAGAACAGTATATACACAGAAAAGTGAATGTCGGAAGTAGCTCAACACCCGACCTATCGGACCCGACCGTTCACAACGGCGAGAAGTTGGTGCAGTTGGCATGGCCGTTGCGTATAAAGATAGCCTATGACGTTGCCTGCGCAATGGCGTATCTCCACTCGAGGAATGTGATACACCGTGATTTGAAATCCACAAATTTATTAGTTGGCGACAATTGGAGAATCAAAGTTTGTGATATGGGATTCGCCAGAACTGCACAGGTCGGCGGAGGGTCAAGAGCAAAGCGAACAATGACCATCTGCGGAACCACAAATTGCATGGCGCCAGAGGTCGTGCTCGGCCAAGATTATAATGAGGCGTGCGATGTCTTCTCCTATGGTATTGTGCTATCGGAGATTATCACTCGTATGGATACAACAAATAATCTTAGACCTTCGTCTTTAAAGTACGGTTTGGATGTCGATGTCTTATTACCATTGGTTCCAAAAGATTGTCCAccaccatttttaaaattggttctAGATTGCACTGAATATGATCCAGACAATAGACCTACCTTTAAAGAAATCACAGAACgtttaaaaagtttaactaaaaaattatcaacacCTCACATTTTACCACCTTTAAGAGTTTTAGCACAATCACCATTAACATCACCAATTCAATCACCAATTTCAactaaaaatcaatttaatccaaatttatttaaatcaattgtacataataatcataatcatagtagtagtagtaataatagtagcggatataataataatagtaatcataatataaatataacaGTAAATAgcataaatataaatagtagtaatataaataataataataataataataatataaataataataataataataataataatattagtttttCAGGAAGACAAGAAGAGTTAATGTCACCAATATCAATGGGAGATGAAAGTGATTTAGATTCcgatgatgaggatgattCTTATACTTCTTCAGCTTCTTCAAGTAGATGTAATTCAAGAAACggtaaaattataaatggaGGAAAACAAATGGgttatataataaaacatCATTATAGTAGTGATTTGGAATCATCGcctaatggtaataatattaataacaacaacaataacaataataacaacaacaacaacaacaacaataat comes from Dictyostelium discoideum AX4 chromosome 2 chromosome, whole genome shotgun sequence and encodes:
- a CDS encoding LISK family protein kinase, with the protein product MISMDSTPTLNFETSDNLDGLPDGSNAFKINIDDLEFGQEIGKGAYGKIFKGEYFGTPVAIKEISLQPNDVKYKDLTKFIQREVAMLRFSHPNLVQFIGVSERGSSLYIVTEFVQGGDLAYYLFRNKFDDTPEQYIHRKVNVGSSSTPDLSDPTVHNGEKLVQLAWPLRIKIAYDVACAMAYLHSRNVIHRDLKSTNLLVGDNWRIKVCDMGFARTAQVGGGSRAKRTMTICGTTNCMAPEVVLGQDYNEACDVFSYGIVLSEIITRMDTTNNLRPSSLKYGLDVDVLLPLVPKDCPPPFLKLVLDCTEYDPDNRPTFKEITERLKSLTKKLSTPHILPPLRVLAQSPLTSPIQSPISTKNQFNPNLFKSIVHNNHNHSSSSNNSSGYNNNSNHNINITVNSININSSNINNNNNNNNINNNNNNNNNISFSGRQEELMSPISMGDESDLDSDDEDDSYTSSASSSRCNSRNGKIINGGKQMGYIIKHHYSSDLESSPNGNNINNNNNNNNNNNNNNNNNNNNNNNSGNNGICINSLSLGVSSSPIQIGLSSKSPTPPSMSPPTSVKSYHPNNNNNNININNTNTNINNNKISSSPPVKNSPKSNRFSNGSLKQQFQQYQQQQQQLFLNINEDDKELEELSKSIDDTFRLHFSPLNISPTQNNNNNNNNSNNNNGNVNHNHHHLNQHSHINGHLISPTIISSSSTTSSSTSTPSLVSLTSSRDHHHHHISVTSSPTNIKPLSSSIASNSSVFTPLGSGLTRTVQS